In the genome of Pueribacillus theae, one region contains:
- a CDS encoding SH3 domain-containing protein, producing MKEPTHIFESKSVESKSLKSYAKGVILQYQPEDANWYKAVVYLDGKPRKGYIYKNDVETSMKNQANLKGVALKKPTKIYKNASTQSTYWKSYPEGSILHYRTFSKNWYEATVYISGKARTGYVHKSHVEDAVNKQENLRGIGKINPTKVYKNASTSSGAWKSYEEGTVLQYRTFSKNWYEATVYVSGKARTGYIYKGDIEEALSVQTSLNGRALKQPTLVYSKASRNSMPLKSFGKHVNLKFKSFSDNWYEATVIIKGKPRTGYIHVDDVTTKDIVKVTNYNYSFEHMVNTQMKGKPKSDGAGLIPATRQEVEYYANPSNFPKGTIGYYQFLVLSEPVGLNAKEVNEKVLNQNGSLKGQAQAFIDAGREFGINEAYLIAHALHETGNGNSILANGVPVDKNGKVTRDENGNIAKTSRTYKVVYNMYGYGAYDSCPIDCGAEYAFKQGWFSKSASIIGGAGSIYNYIKRGQDTLYKMRWNPENPGYPQYATHVAWAELQTSKIAAIYNTLDNYTLVFDVPKFIAQPGPTEKPIRINFTRSLFSMPSLEGAHEFGDEPIELAPEEPSHPKEEVTPEEPSHPEVTPEEPSNPEEEVTPEEPSNPEEEVTPEEPSNPAGEVTPEEPANPEEEVTPEAPSNPEEEVTPEEPSNPEEEGTPEEPSNSEEAEEDSNTFPIGVYGVIHESINFRSSPSSKDDNNIIGKIPGESKLEIIDMNETWFKIQFDKKEGWVHREDVTLLNLIEVLNEGLHVYAEPYGEIVGELSDTLLAAVLDENDDIVRKDNWYQIYYNGKEAWICGAKDGQQSIKVK from the coding sequence TTGAAAGAACCTACGCATATTTTTGAATCAAAATCTGTTGAATCTAAAAGTTTAAAAAGCTACGCAAAAGGGGTAATTTTACAATATCAGCCTGAAGACGCAAATTGGTACAAAGCTGTTGTCTATTTAGATGGAAAGCCTAGAAAGGGTTATATTTATAAGAATGATGTGGAGACATCAATGAAAAATCAAGCCAATTTAAAAGGCGTTGCATTGAAAAAACCTACAAAAATCTATAAGAATGCATCAACTCAATCTACATATTGGAAGTCTTATCCAGAAGGCTCAATCTTGCATTACCGTACTTTTTCAAAAAATTGGTATGAAGCCACGGTTTATATAAGTGGAAAAGCCAGAACGGGCTATGTTCATAAATCACATGTCGAGGATGCTGTAAACAAACAAGAAAACTTAAGGGGGATAGGAAAGATAAATCCTACTAAAGTGTATAAGAATGCTTCTACGTCGTCAGGAGCTTGGAAGTCTTATGAAGAAGGTACCGTTTTACAGTATCGAACTTTCTCTAAAAATTGGTATGAAGCCACAGTTTATGTAAGTGGGAAGGCAAGAACTGGTTATATTTACAAAGGCGATATAGAAGAAGCATTAAGTGTCCAAACAAGTTTAAATGGACGTGCCTTAAAACAACCCACACTGGTGTACTCTAAAGCATCAAGAAATTCTATGCCTCTTAAAAGTTTTGGGAAACATGTCAATTTAAAGTTTAAATCATTTTCCGATAATTGGTATGAAGCGACTGTTATCATTAAAGGAAAGCCTAGGACGGGGTACATACATGTTGACGATGTAACAACTAAGGATATCGTAAAAGTTACAAACTACAACTATTCATTTGAGCATATGGTCAACACACAAATGAAAGGAAAACCAAAAAGTGACGGCGCTGGACTAATTCCGGCTACTCGCCAGGAAGTGGAATATTATGCGAATCCTTCAAATTTTCCTAAAGGAACTATTGGATATTATCAATTTTTAGTATTATCGGAGCCGGTTGGCTTAAATGCTAAAGAGGTAAATGAGAAAGTACTAAATCAGAATGGTAGTTTAAAAGGGCAAGCTCAAGCATTCATTGATGCGGGCCGGGAGTTTGGAATTAATGAAGCCTATTTAATTGCCCATGCCTTACACGAAACGGGAAATGGCAATTCCATTTTAGCAAATGGTGTCCCTGTTGATAAAAATGGAAAAGTTACGAGAGATGAAAACGGGAATATTGCGAAAACATCACGTACTTATAAAGTAGTCTATAATATGTATGGCTATGGCGCCTATGATTCATGTCCTATTGATTGCGGAGCAGAATACGCATTTAAACAAGGCTGGTTTTCAAAATCGGCTTCAATTATCGGTGGCGCTGGCAGCATATATAACTATATAAAGCGAGGCCAGGACACATTATATAAAATGAGGTGGAATCCGGAGAATCCGGGCTACCCGCAATACGCAACGCATGTTGCTTGGGCAGAACTTCAAACAAGTAAGATCGCTGCAATTTACAATACTTTAGACAATTATACGTTAGTTTTTGATGTTCCGAAGTTTATTGCTCAGCCAGGTCCGACAGAAAAGCCAATAAGAATAAACTTTACTCGTTCTCTCTTCTCAATGCCAAGTCTCGAGGGAGCACATGAGTTTGGTGATGAACCAATAGAACTTGCACCGGAAGAGCCTTCACATCCTAAGGAAGAAGTAACACCGGAAGAACCTTCACATCCAGAAGTAACACCGGAAGAGCCTTCGAATCCTGAGGAAGAAGTAACACCGGAAGAGCCTTCGAATCCTGAGGAAGAGGTAACACCAGAAGAGCCTTCGAATCCTGCGGGCGAGGTAACACCGGAAGAGCCTGCGAATCCTGAGGAAGAAGTAACACCGGAAGCGCCTTCGAATCCTGAGGAAGAGGTAACACCGGAAGAGCCTTCGAATCCTGAGGAAGAAGGAACACCAGAAGAGCCTTCAAATTCTGAAGAAGCTGAGGAGGATAGTAACACCTTCCCGATTGGGGTATATGGTGTTATTCATGAAAGCATAAACTTCAGAAGTTCGCCTTCTTCTAAAGATGACAATAACATTATTGGAAAAATTCCCGGTGAATCAAAACTTGAAATTATCGATATGAATGAAACTTGGTTTAAAATTCAATTTGATAAGAAAGAAGGATGGGTTCATCGTGAGGATGTTACACTGTTAAACTTAATTGAAGTTTTAAATGAAGGCCTTCATGTATATGCGGAACCTTATGGGGAAATCGTAGGTGAATTAAGCGATACTCTATTGGCAGCGGTGTTAGATGAAAACGACGATATTGTACGTAAGGATAACTGGTATCAAATATATTACAACGGTAAAGAAGCTTGGATATGCGGTGCCAAAGACGGACAACAATCTATCAAAGTGAAGTAA
- a CDS encoding KinB-signaling pathway activation protein, translated as MNSRNWVRLFVSTLLIGAAAGMITGLIVEAKLYKNFVDFLALGIWLFGVSCIFSLISQMGFFAYLTIHRFGLGMFRSVKLWNAVQIVLIAFVLFDLVYLRYTAFAEKGDAIAPYFIPAAILTVIGLAVAYLKQRETNREAFIPALFFMVVVTTIEWFPVLKANDFEWVTIMFVALVVSNAWQIMLLHRLNANSKKSPQL; from the coding sequence TTGAATTCACGAAATTGGGTCCGTTTGTTTGTTTCTACGCTTTTAATCGGTGCTGCAGCTGGGATGATTACTGGCTTAATTGTAGAAGCGAAGTTATATAAAAATTTTGTCGATTTCCTTGCGTTGGGGATATGGCTGTTCGGTGTATCTTGCATCTTTAGCTTGATAAGCCAAATGGGCTTTTTTGCGTACTTAACAATCCACAGATTTGGATTAGGAATGTTTCGTTCGGTCAAGCTTTGGAACGCCGTTCAAATTGTCCTTATCGCTTTTGTCTTGTTTGATTTAGTTTATTTGCGCTACACGGCGTTCGCTGAAAAAGGAGATGCCATCGCGCCTTATTTTATTCCGGCGGCGATTTTAACGGTGATTGGGCTCGCTGTCGCTTATTTGAAACAAAGGGAAACGAATCGCGAAGCGTTTATTCCTGCTTTATTCTTTATGGTTGTTGTGACAACAATCGAATGGTTCCCTGTTTTAAAGGCGAATGACTTCGAATGGGTGACAATCATGTTTGTCGCTTTAGTTGTATCCAATGCATGGCAAATTATGCTTTTGCATCGCCTAAATGCCAATAGCAAAAAAAGTCCTCAGCTTTAA
- a CDS encoding DUF2521 family protein yields the protein MTVITNFLERKQEKQLNFERKALRELALPDISKDVRKMFFPFFNHSVLFHKELEETSIDMAIEAYLIGANYSKFSFYGETEKEIRWRSRKEIKHYTDTLFDYWLFWCNSERVNESLYRTCGAFIERWWLEGFQKGEKRHRLRLH from the coding sequence ATGACGGTTATCACGAATTTTCTTGAGCGGAAACAAGAAAAGCAATTAAATTTTGAACGAAAGGCATTACGGGAGCTGGCGCTTCCTGACATTTCGAAAGATGTACGGAAAATGTTTTTCCCCTTTTTTAACCATTCCGTTCTTTTTCATAAGGAACTTGAAGAGACAAGTATCGACATGGCGATTGAAGCGTACTTAATCGGCGCCAACTACAGCAAGTTCAGTTTTTATGGGGAGACGGAGAAAGAGATCCGCTGGCGTTCGAGAAAAGAGATAAAACATTATACTGACACCCTTTTTGATTATTGGCTTTTTTGGTGTAATAGTGAACGTGTGAATGAAAGCCTTTATCGGACGTGCGGTGCGTTTATCGAGCGCTGGTGGCTTGAGGGGTTCCAAAAAGGAGAAAAAAGGCATCGCCTTCGTCTTCATTAA
- the cwlD gene encoding N-acetylmuramoyl-L-alanine amidase CwlD: protein MKKWFIVIALLHVLIFIILFNKQINLESSDSWELPLSGKIIVLDPGHGGPDGGAVGRGNVIEKDVTLNISLKLRDYLQEAGAYVVMTRETDRDLADENIKGYSRRKTDDLYKRLAMINEPNRDLFISVHLNAIPSPKWRGAQTFYNPTNDESRNVSIFIQDELRRNLGNTDRKAKSLTSVFILKEAKIPGAIVEVGFLSNPTEEELLKQSEYQTKVAASIYQGILRYFTNEEPPEE from the coding sequence GTGAAGAAATGGTTCATTGTTATTGCGCTGTTACATGTACTTATTTTTATCATTCTTTTTAATAAGCAAATTAATCTTGAGTCATCAGATAGCTGGGAGCTTCCTTTGTCGGGAAAGATCATTGTCCTTGATCCCGGACATGGCGGTCCCGATGGGGGAGCCGTCGGCAGAGGAAATGTCATTGAAAAAGATGTGACCCTTAATATTTCGCTAAAGCTTCGCGATTATTTGCAGGAGGCGGGAGCTTATGTCGTGATGACGAGGGAAACGGATCGCGATTTGGCTGATGAAAATATAAAAGGATACAGCAGGCGAAAGACTGACGATCTGTATAAGCGGTTGGCAATGATCAATGAACCGAACCGTGATTTATTTATAAGCGTGCACTTAAATGCGATCCCGTCGCCAAAGTGGAGAGGGGCGCAGACATTTTACAATCCGACAAATGATGAGAGCCGGAATGTGTCCATTTTTATACAGGATGAGCTTCGAAGGAACTTAGGAAATACAGACCGGAAGGCAAAGAGCTTAACAAGTGTTTTTATTTTAAAAGAAGCGAAAATTCCAGGTGCCATCGTGGAAGTAGGTTTTTTATCAAATCCGACAGAAGAAGAGCTTCTTAAACAATCAGAGTATCAAACGAAAGTGGCAGCTTCGATTTATCAAGGGATTCTTCGTTATTTTACAAATGAAGAACCACCTGAAGAATAG
- the gerD gene encoding spore germination lipoprotein GerD, producing the protein MNKLIKITMLCFFSSFLVSCAANEAQGNDANYEETKKMIVDILKTDEGKKALNDILADDQFKQQFVMDQEAIRQAIENTLLSDKGKEFWQKQMKDEKFAEAFAKSTKEPYEEMMKGLMNDPEYQKKMMEILQNPEMEKNYTNLMKSNEFRAHLQDVMKEQFENPLFKAEIFDMLKKISDEERKQKGGEKDKGGGE; encoded by the coding sequence ATGAACAAACTAATAAAAATTACGATGCTCTGTTTCTTCAGCTCATTCCTTGTGTCTTGCGCAGCAAATGAAGCACAAGGAAATGACGCAAATTATGAAGAAACGAAAAAAATGATTGTTGACATCTTAAAAACAGATGAGGGAAAAAAAGCATTAAATGACATTCTGGCGGATGACCAATTCAAACAGCAGTTTGTCATGGACCAGGAAGCCATCAGACAAGCGATCGAAAATACGCTTCTGTCCGATAAAGGAAAAGAATTTTGGCAAAAGCAAATGAAAGACGAAAAGTTCGCTGAAGCATTTGCAAAAAGCACGAAAGAGCCCTATGAAGAAATGATGAAAGGTTTAATGAACGATCCCGAATATCAAAAGAAAATGATGGAAATCCTCCAAAATCCGGAAATGGAAAAAAATTACACCAATTTAATGAAAAGCAATGAATTTAGGGCCCATCTCCAAGATGTAATGAAAGAACAATTTGAAAATCCGCTTTTTAAAGCAGAAATCTTTGACATGCTGAAAAAAATCTCAGACGAAGAACGCAAACAAAAAGGCGGAGAAAAGGATAAAGGCGGAGGAGAATAA
- the pdaB gene encoding polysaccharide deacetylase family sporulation protein PdaB yields the protein MKFFYSFKGYRFKHYVIILVAALFSSILLYVEKDQLAVFSTDQGPRAIDSVETKEKKVALTFDISWGEKRAIPILNLLKKYKINETTFFLSGSWAERHPEIVERIAKDGHEIGNLGFQYEHYTNLETDQISKDIQLSDVVLKELTNKKPTLLRPPNGSFDERVLTVAEKFNYTVVHWSVNSEDWKNPGTDQIVKNVVKKTEGGDIVLFHASDSAKQTEKALPQIIEHFQKEGFRFVTVSELIANSETKSEEIK from the coding sequence ATGAAATTTTTTTATTCATTTAAAGGTTATCGTTTTAAACATTATGTCATTATTCTCGTTGCCGCTCTGTTTTCAAGCATCCTTTTATATGTAGAAAAAGATCAGCTCGCCGTATTTTCAACTGATCAAGGGCCAAGAGCCATCGATTCTGTAGAAACGAAAGAAAAGAAAGTAGCGCTCACGTTCGATATTAGTTGGGGCGAAAAACGGGCCATTCCCATTCTTAATCTGTTAAAGAAATATAAGATCAATGAAACGACATTTTTTTTATCGGGTTCCTGGGCTGAACGCCACCCGGAAATTGTAGAACGGATTGCGAAAGACGGACATGAAATTGGGAATCTTGGATTTCAATATGAGCATTATACAAATTTGGAAACAGACCAAATCAGTAAAGACATACAGCTAAGTGATGTTGTGCTAAAGGAATTAACGAATAAAAAACCAACATTGCTTCGTCCCCCGAACGGGAGCTTCGATGAGCGCGTATTAACGGTGGCGGAAAAATTTAATTATACCGTTGTTCATTGGAGTGTGAATTCAGAAGACTGGAAAAATCCCGGAACCGATCAAATTGTAAAAAATGTCGTTAAAAAAACAGAAGGTGGGGATATTGTCCTTTTCCACGCTTCCGACTCTGCGAAACAAACAGAAAAAGCCTTGCCGCAAATTATTGAACATTTTCAAAAAGAAGGGTTTCGTTTTGTTACGGTTTCAGAGTTAATCGCAAATTCAGAAACGAAAAGCGAAGAAATAAAATAG
- a CDS encoding CDP-glycerol glycerophosphotransferase family protein: MGREAAIFVYLLVFRLFFHIFKWYPQKKKSTFVASFGDNILFTVEELEKQTDEQVVILKTSQCKVNFEERPNRIILHFELRHFMDWVRSIYHLATSPKIFVDNYFGFLAAADFKPNVTCIQLWHAAGAIKQFGLKDPSIENRSQRAMKRFKKVYDRFHYVVVGSEKMACIFKQSFGLSDERIVRSGIPRTDFFFDSEAMGRTAESLRSAYPLINEKKVILYAPTFRDGELTISQLALDIDNMYQELKDEYALFLRLHPAVRADFTNQYPDFICDVSDCPDVNHLLLITDILVTDYSSIPFEFSLLHKPMIFFAYDLEEYAETRGFWEPYEKMVPGPIVGDTDELIQVINDGDINIDAVRDFANEWNEYSTGRSSEKLIQMVYTNEKARSLY; this comes from the coding sequence ATGGGTAGGGAAGCAGCCATTTTTGTTTACCTGCTTGTTTTTCGCTTGTTTTTCCATATTTTTAAATGGTATCCCCAAAAGAAGAAGTCAACGTTTGTTGCTTCATTTGGGGATAATATTTTGTTTACAGTTGAAGAATTGGAAAAACAGACAGACGAGCAGGTCGTGATTTTGAAAACGTCCCAATGCAAAGTTAATTTTGAAGAGCGCCCCAACCGAATCATTTTACATTTTGAATTGCGCCACTTCATGGATTGGGTTCGCTCGATTTACCATTTGGCAACGTCCCCGAAAATTTTTGTCGATAATTATTTTGGTTTTTTGGCGGCGGCGGATTTCAAACCGAATGTCACATGCATCCAGCTATGGCATGCAGCTGGGGCGATAAAGCAATTTGGGCTAAAGGATCCGTCGATTGAAAACCGTTCGCAGCGAGCGATGAAACGGTTTAAAAAAGTGTACGATCGGTTTCATTATGTTGTTGTAGGCAGTGAAAAGATGGCGTGCATTTTCAAACAAAGCTTCGGATTAAGTGACGAACGGATTGTGCGATCCGGCATTCCGAGAACGGATTTCTTTTTTGACTCGGAAGCGATGGGAAGGACGGCTGAATCGTTACGCTCGGCATATCCGTTAATCAATGAAAAAAAAGTGATCTTATATGCGCCGACATTCCGTGATGGAGAGCTTACTATTTCACAGCTTGCGTTAGATATTGACAACATGTACCAGGAATTAAAGGATGAGTATGCTTTATTTTTGCGTCTCCACCCTGCCGTTCGAGCTGATTTTACAAATCAATATCCGGATTTTATTTGCGATGTGTCGGATTGCCCCGATGTCAACCACTTATTGCTGATCACAGATATTTTAGTAACGGATTATTCGTCGATTCCGTTTGAATTTTCTCTATTGCATAAACCAATGATATTTTTCGCTTATGATTTAGAAGAATATGCCGAAACTCGCGGTTTCTGGGAGCCTTATGAAAAAATGGTACCGGGGCCAATAGTTGGTGATACGGATGAACTCATACAGGTGATAAATGATGGGGACATTAACATCGATGCTGTTCGAGACTTTGCAAATGAGTGGAATGAATATTCAACAGGCCGATCGAGTGAAAAACTAATTCAAATGGTTTATACGAATGAAAAAGCTCGATCACTGTATTAA
- a CDS encoding Mrp/NBP35 family ATP-binding protein gives MLTEQQVKDILSQVKDPDLHKSIAETGGIREIKIKEGYVSVKVALQRTGTAEQMQIQQQIVNLLKQAGAESVGLRFENLDGSKANQVGGHRPNPQMPPLLSPDNKTIFIAIASGKGGVGKSTVTVNIATALSRLGKKVGIIDADIYGFSVPDMMGIDSRPKVLGDKIYPAERFGVKVMSMGFFVEDNSPVIWRGPMLGKMLNNFFGEVEWGDLDYLLLDLPPGTGDVALDVHDMIPSSKEIIVTTPHPTAAFVAARAGAMALRTNHEVIGVIENMSYFESKSGDKEYIFGKGGGEKLAKDLSTDFLGQIPLGQPRMEGEDFAPSIYEEDHPIGEIYTQIAKRVIEKLEN, from the coding sequence TTGCTAACGGAACAACAAGTGAAAGATATTTTAAGCCAAGTGAAAGATCCCGATTTACATAAAAGCATTGCTGAAACAGGCGGTATTCGTGAAATTAAAATAAAAGAAGGCTACGTCAGTGTGAAGGTTGCTTTGCAGCGTACAGGAACAGCTGAACAAATGCAAATTCAACAGCAAATTGTAAACCTTTTAAAGCAGGCAGGAGCGGAATCAGTTGGCCTTCGTTTTGAAAATTTGGATGGAAGCAAAGCGAACCAAGTGGGCGGGCATCGCCCGAACCCTCAAATGCCGCCGCTTCTATCTCCTGACAACAAAACAATCTTCATTGCGATCGCAAGCGGAAAAGGCGGTGTCGGTAAATCAACCGTCACTGTCAATATTGCAACTGCGCTGTCAAGGCTTGGCAAGAAAGTCGGCATTATCGACGCGGATATTTATGGATTTAGTGTGCCGGACATGATGGGCATTGATTCAAGGCCGAAAGTTCTTGGCGACAAAATTTATCCGGCTGAACGATTTGGTGTAAAAGTGATGTCAATGGGCTTTTTCGTTGAAGACAATTCGCCGGTCATTTGGCGTGGCCCAATGCTTGGAAAAATGCTAAATAATTTCTTTGGTGAAGTGGAGTGGGGCGATCTTGACTATCTTTTGCTTGACTTGCCTCCTGGAACAGGGGATGTTGCGCTAGATGTTCACGATATGATTCCATCAAGCAAAGAAATTATTGTAACAACCCCGCATCCTACAGCAGCCTTCGTTGCGGCAAGGGCAGGGGCAATGGCGCTTCGGACAAACCATGAAGTCATCGGTGTGATTGAAAACATGAGTTATTTTGAAAGCAAGTCTGGCGACAAAGAATACATCTTTGGAAAAGGAGGCGGTGAAAAGCTTGCAAAAGATCTTTCAACCGACTTTCTTGGCCAAATTCCGTTAGGCCAGCCAAGAATGGAAGGAGAAGACTTCGCGCCTTCGATTTATGAAGAAGACCACCCAATTGGGGAAATTTATACACAAATTGCGAAGAGAGTCATTGAGAAATTAGAGAATTAA
- the tagD gene encoding glycerol-3-phosphate cytidylyltransferase translates to MKKVITYGTFDLLHTGHINILRRAKELGDYLIVAISTDEFNALKGKKAYYTFEQRKAILEAVRYVDEVIPEHTWEQKVEDVQKHNVDVFVMGDDWEGEFDFLKEYCEVVYLPRTVGISTTKIKNDLNKANNG, encoded by the coding sequence TTGAAAAAAGTAATCACATACGGCACATTCGATTTGCTTCACACAGGCCATATTAATATTTTGCGACGCGCAAAAGAATTAGGCGATTATTTAATTGTTGCCATTTCAACAGATGAATTTAACGCATTAAAAGGCAAAAAGGCATATTACACATTCGAACAGCGAAAAGCAATTCTAGAAGCTGTGCGTTATGTGGATGAGGTCATTCCTGAGCATACATGGGAACAAAAAGTCGAGGATGTGCAAAAACACAATGTCGATGTCTTTGTCATGGGTGACGATTGGGAAGGAGAATTTGATTTTCTCAAGGAATATTGTGAAGTGGTTTATTTGCCAAGGACGGTTGGTATTTCGACAACAAAGATTAAAAACGACTTAAACAAGGCGAACAATGGGTAG
- a CDS encoding WecB/TagA/CpsF family glycosyltransferase: MSNKVNILDVEFDKQTKAETIDLLASRLKDHKKTFIVTANPEIVMYAQRDSDYMATLRAADYIIPDGAGIIMGAKLLKRPLPERVAGFDLLKDLLAVANCEYLNVFFLGAKEDVVRKAVTNVKQEYPNLHVCGYHHGYFDEKDEKVAEIVKKAEPDLVFVALGFPKQERWIKIHFPQFHKGVFMGVGGSFDVLAGEVKRAPLIWRKLNLEWLYRLIKQPSRWKRMAFLPLFMLKVFQTKKERVNG, from the coding sequence ATGTCGAATAAAGTGAATATATTAGATGTCGAATTTGATAAACAAACAAAAGCAGAAACCATTGATTTATTGGCCAGCCGCCTGAAAGATCATAAAAAAACATTTATCGTCACTGCCAACCCGGAGATCGTGATGTACGCGCAAAGGGATTCCGATTATATGGCAACGCTCCGTGCGGCAGACTATATTATCCCTGATGGCGCCGGCATTATTATGGGGGCGAAGCTTTTAAAACGCCCACTCCCGGAACGCGTAGCAGGGTTTGATTTACTGAAAGACCTTCTCGCTGTTGCAAATTGCGAATACTTGAATGTTTTCTTTCTTGGGGCGAAGGAAGATGTCGTTCGGAAGGCCGTCACAAATGTCAAACAAGAGTACCCCAATCTTCATGTCTGCGGATACCATCACGGATATTTTGATGAAAAAGATGAAAAAGTAGCGGAAATAGTAAAAAAAGCGGAACCTGATCTCGTGTTTGTTGCGTTAGGATTCCCAAAGCAGGAAAGATGGATCAAAATCCATTTCCCTCAATTTCATAAGGGAGTTTTCATGGGTGTTGGAGGAAGCTTCGATGTATTGGCGGGTGAGGTAAAGCGGGCTCCGCTCATCTGGAGAAAACTGAATCTTGAATGGCTCTATCGGCTGATCAAACAGCCATCTCGGTGGAAAAGGATGGCTTTCCTGCCATTGTTTATGTTGAAAGTTTTCCAAACAAAAAAAGAGCGTGTCAATGGGTAA
- a CDS encoding LCP family protein translates to MGRHKAKIQRKRRRRKRIFWFIFFPLLMVAVVSTAYGFHLYKKAESAMGNAFFDDWKKSNLRDKKVNPNIDNVSVLFIGIDESKKRGLNTNSRSDALMLATLNEKEKSVKLLSIPRDSYVYIKEVGYSTKINHAHAYGGPIATIETVEDLLDIPVDYYVRLDFEAFMKVVDALGGIEVDVPYTFSEQNSKDKANAITLEKGLQTLDGEEALAFARTRKKDSDIERGKRQQEIMKAIMKKAASGTAIPKYGKVIDAIGENMRTNMTFDEMKAFIDYAVSGNLSIETYTLEGDDYWTTNSKGQRVYYFQLNEERLAQLKGDLKNHLEISSKEPTEMASERVDN, encoded by the coding sequence ATGGGACGACATAAAGCGAAAATACAAAGAAAAAGAAGAAGGAGGAAGCGGATTTTTTGGTTTATCTTCTTTCCGTTGTTGATGGTTGCAGTTGTCAGCACAGCTTATGGTTTCCATTTGTATAAAAAAGCTGAATCGGCAATGGGGAATGCATTTTTCGATGACTGGAAAAAATCCAATCTTAGAGATAAAAAAGTAAACCCAAATATCGACAATGTCTCAGTTCTGTTTATAGGAATTGATGAAAGTAAAAAACGTGGCCTTAATACGAATTCTCGTTCAGACGCTCTTATGCTGGCAACACTTAATGAGAAGGAAAAATCTGTGAAATTACTTTCAATCCCTCGGGATTCATATGTGTATATTAAAGAAGTTGGCTACAGTACGAAAATCAACCATGCCCATGCGTATGGCGGACCGATTGCTACAATTGAGACGGTAGAGGACTTGCTTGACATTCCTGTCGATTATTATGTTCGCCTTGATTTTGAAGCATTCATGAAAGTTGTAGACGCACTTGGCGGCATCGAAGTTGATGTTCCTTACACATTCTCGGAACAGAATTCGAAAGACAAAGCGAACGCGATTACACTGGAAAAGGGTTTACAGACGCTTGATGGTGAAGAAGCATTGGCTTTTGCGAGAACGAGAAAAAAGGATAGCGATATTGAAAGAGGCAAACGCCAACAGGAAATTATGAAAGCCATTATGAAAAAAGCTGCTTCCGGTACAGCGATTCCGAAATATGGAAAAGTGATTGATGCCATTGGTGAAAATATGCGGACAAACATGACGTTTGATGAAATGAAAGCTTTTATTGATTATGCGGTATCAGGGAATTTGTCGATTGAAACGTATACGCTGGAAGGGGACGATTATTGGACCACTAACAGCAAGGGCCAAAGAGTTTATTACTTCCAGCTGAATGAAGAACGTTTAGCTCAGCTGAAGGGCGATCTCAAAAACCATTTAGAGATTTCCTCTAAGGAGCCAACGGAAATGGCGAGCGAACGTGTAGATAATTAG